The following are from one region of the Sphingomonas sp. J315 genome:
- a CDS encoding S24 family peptidase, with protein MDSGDQRRALEQAAAARGESLAALSRLIGRNAAYLQQFVTRGSPRVLAEADRRRLARYLGVADAALGGPVAEGLVAVARVDAGAAAGRGRVVESERISPLLLDPALLRRLGVRADMASTVRVEGASMEPTLCDGDEILVDGARRMPGPRPAIHVFRRDGMLAVKRLRLMGGEVELASDNPDYGREIVPVRAIEVVGRVVWMHRALV; from the coding sequence ATGGACTCAGGAGATCAGCGGCGCGCGTTGGAGCAGGCGGCGGCGGCGCGGGGGGAGTCGCTGGCGGCGTTGTCGCGGCTGATCGGGCGCAATGCGGCCTATCTTCAGCAGTTCGTGACGCGGGGCAGCCCGCGCGTGCTGGCGGAGGCAGACCGGCGGCGGCTCGCACGTTATCTGGGCGTCGCCGATGCGGCGCTGGGCGGGCCGGTCGCGGAGGGGCTGGTCGCGGTGGCGCGGGTGGATGCGGGCGCGGCGGCAGGGCGCGGGCGGGTGGTGGAGAGCGAGCGGATCAGCCCGCTGCTGCTCGACCCCGCGCTGCTGCGGAGACTGGGGGTGCGCGCGGACATGGCCTCGACCGTCCGTGTCGAAGGCGCGTCGATGGAGCCGACCTTGTGCGACGGCGACGAGATCCTGGTCGACGGCGCACGCCGCATGCCGGGGCCGCGTCCGGCGATCCATGTCTTTCGCCGCGACGGGATGCTGGCGGTCAAGCGGCTAAGGCTGATGGGGGGCGAGGTCGAACTGGCCAGCGACAACCCCGATTACGGGCGCGAGATCGTACCCGTGCGCGCGATCGAGGTGGTCGGGCGGGTGGTTTGGATGCACCGCGCGCTGGTGTGA
- a CDS encoding TIGR04063 family PEP-CTERM/XrtA system glycosyltransferase, translated as MRILHVLDHSLPLHSGYTFRTRAILKAQMARGWTVAGVTGTRYHTGDAPFETLDGIDFHRTKQMRRLPPVVGELAEIAAFARRIGEVVERFRPDILHAHSPVIDPLAAMRAAKRYGLPLLYEIRAFWEDAAVGNGTGTEGSAKYRAIRGLETWAARRVDAVAVICEGLKRDLIARGIDAGKIMVSPNGVDLHLFGEPAPRDEVLAAQLGLDGADTIGFIGSFYDYEGLDDLIAAMPALLAQRPRARLVMVGGGPMEQALRAQAAASSAAHAIHFVGRVPHEQVERYYSLIDLLVYPRKHMRLTDLVTPLKPIEAMAQHRLVAASDVGGHRELILHGDTGTLFPPDDPAALAAAVAGVFADRSGWDAQRERARRWVETERNWSSNISRYEPVYQRLIDARSRESKWLRTPSFNV; from the coding sequence ATGCGGATCCTGCACGTCCTCGACCATTCGCTGCCGCTGCACAGCGGCTACACCTTTCGCACGCGCGCGATCTTGAAGGCGCAGATGGCGCGCGGCTGGACCGTCGCCGGGGTGACCGGGACGCGATACCATACTGGCGATGCGCCATTCGAGACGCTCGACGGGATCGATTTTCACCGCACGAAGCAGATGCGGCGTCTGCCGCCGGTCGTGGGCGAGCTGGCCGAGATCGCGGCGTTTGCGCGGCGGATCGGGGAGGTGGTCGAGCGGTTTCGGCCCGATATCCTGCATGCACATTCGCCGGTGATCGACCCGCTCGCAGCAATGCGCGCGGCGAAACGCTATGGCTTGCCTTTGCTCTACGAAATCCGCGCCTTCTGGGAGGATGCGGCGGTCGGCAATGGCACCGGGACGGAAGGGTCGGCCAAGTATCGCGCGATCCGCGGGCTGGAGACCTGGGCGGCGCGGCGCGTGGATGCGGTGGCGGTGATCTGCGAAGGGCTGAAACGCGACCTGATCGCGCGCGGGATCGACGCGGGCAAGATCATGGTGTCGCCCAATGGCGTGGACCTGCATCTGTTCGGCGAACCCGCCCCGCGCGACGAAGTGCTGGCGGCGCAGCTGGGGCTGGATGGGGCCGACACGATCGGCTTTATCGGAAGCTTCTATGACTATGAGGGACTGGACGATCTGATCGCGGCGATGCCGGCCTTGCTGGCGCAGCGGCCCAGGGCGCGGCTGGTGATGGTCGGCGGCGGGCCGATGGAGCAGGCGCTGCGCGCTCAGGCGGCGGCGTCGAGCGCTGCCCACGCGATCCATTTCGTGGGGCGCGTTCCGCATGAACAGGTCGAGCGCTATTATTCGCTGATCGATCTGCTGGTTTATCCCCGCAAGCACATGCGGCTGACCGATCTGGTGACGCCGTTGAAGCCGATCGAGGCGATGGCGCAGCACCGGCTGGTCGCGGCGTCGGATGTCGGCGGGCATCGCGAGCTGATTCTGCATGGCGATACGGGGACGCTGTTCCCGCCCGACGATCCGGCAGCGCTGGCGGCGGCGGTGGCAGGGGTGTTCGCCGATCGATCCGGCTGGGACGCGCAGCGGGAACGCGCGCGGCGCTGGGTCGAGACCGAGCGTAACTGGTCGTCAAACATTTCACGCTACGAACCTGTTTACCAAAGATTGATCGACGCCCGATCACGGGAATCCAAATGGTTGCGTACACCCTCGTTCAACGTCTGA
- a CDS encoding phytanoyl-CoA dioxygenase family protein codes for MDHVAQYRTNGYAIVRGVFSPDEVARIGAAIDAVHAEGVAHGRSFRHGNLFYNIAPDADGDPLVRMVQWPSYHNAVLDSVRLDPRWVALLGPLIGGDLKQIINQLHWKAPGSRGDFAWHQDSRFRKPDAAYRNLGDSYIQTGLAIDPHTRDSGAMRMIPNSHRAGPLDLDTDIEVLGNEMTDHALRDAGIDPASVVDLELAPGDIAMWSPYLVHGSGRNTADHQRRFYINGYVRAEDCDRGEWAFRDGRPVPLGPEPALVHYEALHEKPEPHYV; via the coding sequence ATGGATCATGTCGCCCAGTATCGGACAAACGGCTATGCCATTGTCCGCGGCGTCTTTTCACCCGATGAGGTGGCACGGATCGGTGCCGCGATCGACGCCGTCCATGCCGAGGGTGTCGCACATGGCCGCAGCTTCCGGCACGGCAACCTGTTCTACAATATCGCACCCGATGCCGACGGCGATCCGCTGGTGCGGATGGTGCAATGGCCGTCCTACCATAATGCGGTGCTCGATTCCGTCCGGCTCGATCCGCGCTGGGTCGCATTGCTCGGGCCGCTGATCGGCGGCGATCTCAAACAGATCATCAACCAGCTTCACTGGAAGGCACCGGGGTCGCGCGGCGACTTCGCCTGGCATCAGGACTCGCGCTTCCGCAAACCTGACGCCGCCTATCGCAACCTCGGCGATTCCTACATCCAGACCGGCCTTGCGATCGATCCGCACACCCGCGACAGCGGCGCAATGCGGATGATTCCGAACAGCCACCGCGCCGGGCCGCTCGATCTCGACACCGATATCGAAGTGCTGGGCAACGAAATGACCGACCATGCGCTGCGCGACGCGGGCATCGATCCCGCCAGCGTCGTCGACCTCGAACTCGCGCCCGGCGACATCGCGATGTGGAGCCCCTATCTGGTCCACGGATCGGGCCGCAACACCGCCGACCACCAGCGTCGCTTCTACATCAACGGCTATGTCCGCGCGGAGGACTGCGATCGCGGCGAATGGGCGTTCCGCGACGGTCGCCCTGTCCCGCTTGGCCCCGAACCCGCTTTGGTCCATTACGAAGCCCTGCACGAAAAGCCCGAACCCCATTATGTCTGA
- a CDS encoding glutathione S-transferase family protein: MAITLYTNPMSRGRIARWALEEVGADYDIVTVDWRNKTAEFLAVNPMGKVPTIVHDGVVVTECAAICAYLADAFPAARLAPPVDARGAYYRWLFFAAGPLEQAVTSKAMGWSADADPQKQGMLGFGNFDRTIDTLEDAVTAAGDGWLAADHFTAADLYVGAHLSWGTQFGTIPKRDAFVAFVERVQGRDAAIRANAKDDALMAELQPA, translated from the coding sequence ATGGCGATCACGCTCTATACGAACCCGATGTCGCGCGGCCGGATCGCGCGCTGGGCGCTCGAGGAGGTCGGCGCCGACTATGACATCGTGACGGTCGACTGGCGCAACAAGACGGCCGAGTTTTTGGCCGTCAACCCGATGGGGAAGGTGCCGACGATCGTCCATGACGGCGTGGTGGTGACCGAATGCGCGGCGATCTGCGCCTATCTGGCCGATGCCTTTCCGGCGGCCAGGCTCGCCCCGCCGGTCGACGCGCGTGGCGCCTATTATCGCTGGCTGTTCTTCGCCGCCGGGCCGCTGGAACAGGCGGTGACGAGCAAGGCGATGGGGTGGAGCGCCGACGCCGATCCGCAGAAGCAGGGGATGCTGGGCTTCGGCAATTTCGACCGGACGATCGACACGCTGGAGGATGCGGTGACGGCAGCGGGCGACGGCTGGCTGGCGGCGGATCACTTCACTGCGGCGGACCTGTATGTCGGGGCGCATCTGAGCTGGGGCACGCAGTTCGGGACGATCCCGAAACGCGATGCGTTCGTCGCCTTCGTCGAACGGGTGCAGGGCCGCGATGCGGCGATCCGGGCGAATGCGAAGGACGACGCGCTGATGGCGGAGTTGCAGCCGGCGTGA
- a CDS encoding dienelactone hydrolase family protein, whose translation MCDDLTNADNEKLMKGVSRREFGAMAGAAGLAALLPAPANAKEVKGRDVTFATPDGTADGYFAAPTSGKHPAVLVWPDVMGMRPAFRQMGERLAQSGFAVLTVNPFYRSVKGQFLQPGESYADPAVRAKIGPWRALLTPDAVVRDATAYVAWLDAQKEVNVKRGVGTTGYCMGGPFTMRTAAALPHRVRGGASFHGGGIGSDRPDSPHLLVPKMKARFLFAVAENDDKRNPGEKELVRKAFADAGLKAEIEVYPAMHGWCPPDSQVYDQVQAEKAWARLLATFKAL comes from the coding sequence ATGTGCGACGATCTGACCAACGCCGATAACGAGAAGCTGATGAAGGGCGTCAGCCGCCGCGAGTTCGGCGCGATGGCGGGCGCGGCGGGGCTTGCCGCACTGCTGCCCGCACCGGCGAACGCCAAGGAGGTGAAGGGCCGCGATGTGACCTTTGCGACGCCCGACGGAACCGCGGATGGCTATTTCGCCGCGCCGACCAGCGGGAAGCATCCCGCGGTGCTGGTGTGGCCCGATGTAATGGGCATGCGCCCCGCGTTCCGACAGATGGGCGAGCGGCTGGCGCAATCGGGCTTTGCGGTGCTGACGGTCAACCCCTTCTACCGATCGGTGAAGGGACAGTTCCTGCAGCCTGGCGAAAGCTATGCCGACCCGGCGGTGCGGGCGAAGATCGGGCCGTGGCGCGCGCTGCTGACCCCCGATGCGGTGGTGCGCGATGCGACGGCCTATGTCGCCTGGCTCGACGCGCAGAAGGAAGTGAACGTCAAGCGCGGGGTGGGGACCACCGGCTATTGCATGGGCGGGCCGTTCACCATGCGCACTGCCGCCGCGCTGCCCCATCGGGTGCGCGGTGGGGCATCGTTCCATGGCGGCGGGATCGGCAGCGACCGGCCGGACAGCCCGCATCTGCTGGTGCCCAAGATGAAGGCGCGCTTCCTGTTCGCGGTCGCCGAAAATGACGACAAGCGCAATCCGGGCGAGAAGGAACTGGTGCGCAAAGCGTTTGCGGACGCGGGGCTGAAGGCGGAGATCGAGGTCTATCCGGCGATGCACGGTTGGTGCCCGCCCGACAGTCAGGTTTACGACCAGGTTCAGGCGGAGAAGGCGTGGGCCCGGTTGCTGGCGACGTTCAAGGCGCTTTGA
- a CDS encoding asparagine synthase C-terminal domain-containing protein, with the protein MASLFLVRNDDPRFAQTALAEARAVLSEQGFPEPSELGLPGWTLLHAGHIIAGPPAILQRGDDLVAVAGTLVADGKMGDAALAALLDMDPLALDWDRLGGQFVALVRRNGRNFLFGDYFSAFQLFHDTDDRVFATAFLAAARALPRLSFDAQGVYELVFNVMPVGDDTVFEQLRTLSPNSVVELTATGTVRHSVAKPLPVVPSNDALPDRIARHRDRLLGIVGAHVDALGGNVRAPLSGGLDSRLVLAALRNRGCAPHVYVYGVPDDEDVVIARQIGDTLGFPIEWLDKEDGTVPPDAFADLVDRNYRQYDGLPTFGNIFDNGTNGTAQLARHADGALAVSGGCGEIYRNFFYLPDRRFTAHDIAQTFFARFTSADATDRFDPRGFIDAISGKISASLAPPDATGKLARNRVEQIYPRIRCRALFGREISLEARFSPYLMPFLDHRVVAEAMTLPMPLKYAGRFEAALLNAIDPVLAAQPSAYGHDFTGPPSLAHRRTEWLTRIRPVWLRRHSYALRRRLGPMGDEHGGAMSADYMRRVIDLDFPAMRSFFNPDAITDSAVWRRVANLEYLAARLGSRVVG; encoded by the coding sequence ATGGCCAGCCTGTTTCTCGTCCGGAACGACGACCCGCGCTTCGCGCAGACCGCGCTGGCCGAGGCACGGGCAGTCCTTTCGGAACAGGGGTTCCCCGAGCCTTCGGAACTGGGCCTGCCCGGCTGGACGCTGCTCCACGCTGGCCACATCATCGCTGGACCGCCCGCTATCCTCCAGCGCGGAGACGATCTCGTCGCGGTCGCCGGTACCCTGGTCGCCGACGGCAAGATGGGCGACGCAGCCCTCGCCGCCTTGCTCGACATGGACCCGCTCGCGCTCGACTGGGATCGCCTCGGCGGCCAGTTCGTCGCGTTGGTCCGCCGCAATGGCCGCAATTTCCTGTTCGGCGACTATTTCTCCGCCTTCCAGCTGTTCCACGATACCGACGACCGCGTCTTCGCCACCGCCTTCCTCGCCGCCGCCCGCGCCCTCCCGCGCCTCAGCTTCGATGCGCAGGGCGTGTACGAACTCGTCTTCAACGTCATGCCGGTCGGCGACGACACGGTGTTCGAACAGCTCAGGACGCTGTCCCCCAACAGCGTCGTCGAGCTGACCGCGACCGGTACCGTGCGACATTCCGTTGCCAAGCCCCTGCCCGTCGTGCCCAGCAATGATGCGCTGCCCGACCGCATCGCGCGCCACCGCGACCGGCTGCTCGGAATCGTCGGCGCGCATGTCGACGCGCTGGGCGGCAATGTCCGCGCGCCGCTGTCGGGCGGGCTCGACTCGCGCCTCGTCCTCGCCGCGCTGCGCAATCGCGGCTGCGCCCCGCACGTCTATGTCTACGGCGTGCCGGACGATGAGGATGTCGTGATCGCCCGGCAGATCGGCGACACGCTCGGCTTCCCGATCGAATGGCTCGACAAGGAGGACGGTACCGTCCCGCCCGACGCCTTCGCCGATCTGGTCGATCGCAACTACCGCCAATATGACGGGCTCCCGACCTTCGGGAACATCTTCGACAACGGCACCAACGGCACGGCGCAGCTGGCCCGCCACGCCGATGGCGCGCTCGCCGTGTCGGGGGGCTGTGGCGAGATCTACCGCAATTTCTTCTACCTCCCCGACCGCCGCTTCACCGCGCACGATATCGCGCAGACCTTCTTCGCGCGCTTCACCTCCGCCGACGCCACCGACCGCTTCGACCCGCGCGGCTTCATCGACGCCATCTCCGGCAAGATCAGCGCATCGCTCGCCCCGCCTGATGCAACCGGCAAGCTCGCACGCAACCGCGTTGAGCAGATCTACCCCCGCATCCGCTGTCGCGCCTTGTTTGGTCGCGAGATCAGCCTTGAGGCGCGGTTCAGCCCCTATCTCATGCCCTTTCTCGACCATCGCGTCGTGGCGGAGGCGATGACGCTCCCGATGCCGCTCAAATATGCCGGGCGGTTCGAGGCTGCGTTGCTCAATGCGATCGACCCGGTCCTCGCCGCCCAGCCCTCCGCTTACGGCCACGACTTTACCGGCCCGCCCAGCCTGGCGCACCGCCGCACCGAATGGCTGACCCGGATCCGCCCGGTCTGGCTCCGCCGCCACAGCTACGCGCTGCGCCGCCGCCTTGGTCCGATGGGCGACGAACATGGCGGCGCGATGAGCGCCGACTATATGCGCCGCGTCATCGACCTCGACTTCCCGGCGATGCGTAGCTTCTTCAACCCCGACGCCATCACCGACAGCGCGGTGTGGCGCCGCGTCGCCAACCTCGAATATCTCGCCGCCCGGCTGGGGTCGCGGGTAGTGGGGTAA
- a CDS encoding LysR family transcriptional regulator has translation MRLRQLEIVHAVYQHGSISAAARALGVSQPSVSKTLHHAEDNLGFRLFQLSRGRLIPTDEAHALMREAGDLFDRLGTLQITARNLSHSGGGHIRLGIVPSLALDMVPQAMALFRRDWPRVTFEVHTHHHDDLLRSLIERELDLAIAYTPPPHPRLAREVMAEGELVVQYPDGMFPDPGARFPLEQLADRDVIGVAAAGPIGAVLTEAARARGITFRETVSVQTFFIAARLAQLERGVTVIDEFTARAWRAPGFTWRPTSPPLRFTISWVTLEERQPSRAARAFLRTFEQVLEDNRAKAIT, from the coding sequence ATGCGCCTGCGCCAGCTCGAAATCGTCCACGCCGTCTACCAGCACGGCTCGATCAGTGCCGCCGCGCGCGCACTCGGCGTCTCACAGCCTTCGGTGTCAAAGACCCTGCATCATGCCGAGGACAATCTGGGCTTCCGCCTGTTTCAGCTGTCGCGCGGTCGCCTGATCCCCACTGACGAGGCGCATGCGCTGATGCGTGAGGCGGGCGACCTGTTCGATCGGCTCGGCACGCTGCAGATCACTGCGCGCAACCTGTCGCATTCGGGCGGCGGACATATCCGGCTCGGCATCGTCCCCAGTCTCGCGCTCGACATGGTGCCCCAGGCAATGGCGCTGTTCCGGCGCGACTGGCCGCGTGTCACGTTCGAGGTGCACACGCACCACCATGACGATCTGCTGCGCTCGCTGATCGAGCGTGAGCTGGATCTCGCCATCGCCTACACTCCGCCGCCCCATCCCCGGCTGGCGCGAGAGGTGATGGCAGAGGGCGAACTGGTGGTGCAGTATCCGGATGGCATGTTCCCCGATCCGGGCGCGCGTTTCCCGCTCGAACAACTCGCCGACCGCGACGTCATCGGCGTCGCCGCCGCCGGCCCGATCGGCGCGGTACTGACCGAAGCGGCGCGCGCGCGCGGCATCACGTTCCGCGAAACCGTGTCGGTCCAGACCTTCTTCATCGCCGCCCGCCTCGCCCAGCTTGAACGCGGGGTCACCGTGATCGACGAATTTACTGCACGAGCCTGGCGCGCGCCGGGCTTCACCTGGCGACCGACCAGCCCGCCGCTGCGGTTCACCATTTCCTGGGTGACGCTGGAGGAGCGCCAGCCGTCGCGCGCCGCCCGCGCTTTCCTGCGCACCTTCGAACAGGTTCTCGAGGATAATCGCGCGAAAGCCATAACCTAA
- a CDS encoding energy transducer TonB produces the protein MLEIFLAAVAIATPTDPLPPNGKWTVDWGETHCAAHQKYGDPAKPTTFVFKPSIDGGVIHMMLSRKGSYQNAAHFNVTVGDLKTTALTFTPKGSGLEVYWINIARADFDRLAKEPALQIEGRKLALELSTLGFAAAAAAMDTCNRDLRSHWNVDEAGQARIGTKAVALLTPDRYVTARDYPRQASIEGRDGSTAVSLLIDEAGSVKDCLVEKASGVATLDAQSCLIIKARAKFRPARDAEGKPIRSRITYRFSWKSR, from the coding sequence ATGCTCGAGATTTTTCTCGCCGCCGTCGCGATTGCCACGCCCACCGATCCGCTGCCGCCAAACGGAAAATGGACGGTCGACTGGGGTGAGACCCACTGCGCCGCGCATCAGAAATATGGGGATCCGGCGAAGCCGACGACCTTTGTCTTCAAGCCCTCGATCGACGGTGGCGTCATTCACATGATGCTATCGCGCAAGGGATCGTATCAGAACGCCGCCCATTTCAACGTGACCGTCGGCGATCTCAAGACGACCGCGCTGACCTTTACGCCCAAGGGGTCTGGTCTAGAAGTCTACTGGATCAACATCGCGCGCGCCGATTTCGACCGTCTCGCCAAGGAGCCTGCGCTTCAGATCGAGGGTCGCAAGCTCGCTCTCGAGCTCTCGACACTTGGCTTTGCGGCGGCGGCGGCGGCGATGGACACGTGCAATCGCGACTTGCGGAGCCACTGGAACGTGGACGAGGCGGGGCAGGCGCGGATCGGCACCAAGGCAGTCGCGCTGTTGACGCCAGACCGCTACGTCACCGCGCGCGACTATCCCCGCCAGGCAAGCATTGAGGGACGCGACGGGTCGACCGCAGTTTCGCTACTGATCGACGAAGCGGGTTCGGTTAAGGACTGTCTCGTCGAGAAAGCGAGCGGCGTGGCGACGCTTGATGCCCAATCCTGTCTCATCATCAAGGCGCGCGCCAAGTTTCGGCCCGCCAGGGATGCCGAGGGCAAGCCGATCCGCAGTCGCATTACCTATCGCTTTAGCTGGAAGTCCCGCTGA
- a CDS encoding MBL fold metallo-hydrolase has translation MADPAVSPDISLTQDESFVATSHRGLTYPLGERTPAVGEAIAVAPGVHWVRIPMLGPLDHINCWLVADGDATTIVDTGLNVPPSVDAWRALFDAEPLTERPPGRVICTHFHPDHIGLAGWLARKFDAPLWMTRGEWLMGRLLTADVRDAVPDEQIAFWRAAGWDDEQIAAASAKGFGQFRRMVAPMPLGYRRIVDGETIAIGGGIWRVVVGSGHCPEHACLWNEADGVLIAGDQVLPRISSNVSLGVTEPEGDPLGEWLASIENLLELADDLLVLPAHGAPFTGLHARLAALRDEHRKRLDILAEHLVEPRRAVDCFGRMFRRTITGDMLGLATGETLAHLRRLEVEGRAVREVREGVWWYRASA, from the coding sequence ATGGCCGACCCTGCCGTTTCCCCTGACATCTCGCTGACGCAGGACGAAAGCTTCGTCGCGACCAGCCATCGTGGGCTGACCTATCCGCTGGGCGAGCGAACGCCGGCGGTGGGCGAGGCGATTGCGGTCGCTCCGGGCGTCCACTGGGTACGCATCCCGATGCTCGGGCCGCTCGACCATATCAATTGCTGGCTGGTCGCCGATGGCGATGCGACGACGATCGTCGACACCGGCCTGAATGTGCCGCCTTCGGTTGACGCATGGCGTGCGCTGTTCGACGCGGAGCCGCTGACGGAGCGGCCGCCGGGCCGGGTGATCTGCACCCATTTCCATCCCGACCATATCGGCCTGGCGGGATGGCTGGCGCGCAAGTTCGATGCGCCGCTGTGGATGACGCGGGGCGAGTGGCTGATGGGGCGGCTGCTGACCGCCGATGTGCGCGATGCGGTCCCAGACGAGCAGATCGCCTTCTGGCGCGCGGCGGGATGGGATGACGAACAGATTGCGGCGGCCAGTGCCAAGGGATTTGGCCAGTTTCGCCGGATGGTCGCGCCGATGCCGCTCGGCTATCGCCGGATCGTCGATGGCGAGACGATCGCGATCGGCGGCGGGATCTGGCGGGTGGTGGTCGGGTCGGGGCATTGCCCGGAACATGCGTGCCTGTGGAACGAGGCCGATGGCGTGCTGATCGCGGGGGACCAGGTGCTGCCGCGGATCAGCTCCAACGTGTCGCTCGGCGTGACCGAGCCGGAAGGCGATCCGCTGGGCGAGTGGTTGGCATCGATCGAGAATCTGCTCGAACTCGCCGATGACCTGCTGGTTCTGCCCGCGCATGGCGCCCCGTTCACCGGCCTGCACGCGCGGCTGGCGGCGCTGCGTGACGAGCATCGCAAGCGGCTCGACATATTGGCCGAGCATCTGGTCGAGCCGCGCCGTGCGGTCGATTGTTTCGGGCGGATGTTTCGACGGACGATTACCGGCGACATGCTGGGCCTCGCGACCGGCGAAACGCTGGCGCATCTGCGGCGGCTTGAGGTCGAAGGGCGAGCGGTGCGCGAGGTGCGCGAGGGCGTGTGGTGGTATCGCGCCTCAGCTTGA
- a CDS encoding SLC13 family permease: MALLAAVAAGIVKPDDAFSGFSDDIVIIVGSALVLSGAVQRSGVVERLMRHLQKRVTRVRSQLLLLSASVGFGSALVKNIGALAMMMPAAFQMAKKSNSSPSVFLMPMAFASLLGGLITLIGTSPNIIVSRVREEMTGEPFGMFDYAPVGIGLTLVGLVFLRFGYRLLPADRRAAPTMGEALDIHDYATEAKIVEQSAPNGERVADFIERHEQEVTITMFLRDGVRATPLADTVLHEGDILILGGPPDSLERVIARDKLDFVGTSEAPESPEGEEIGVIEAVVSAGSPLVGGTAGSLMLRQRYGINLIAVSRQGERIVRRMPNVVFRAGDVVVLQGPLGILPQTLNELGALPLAERELRLGSVRKGLLPIAVLAVAMAATATGAVPVTIAFFAAAAAVVLFGALPLRDAYDHVEWPILIMLGALIPVSDTLRSTGVTELIGQWLSVTAATLPPWGAVALIMAAAMAVTPFLNNAATVLVMAPIAATFAGDLGLRPEAFLMATAVGAGCDFLTPIGHQCNTLVMGPGGYRFSDYARLGAPLSLIVLIVGPPLILWFWPVA, from the coding sequence ATGGCGCTTCTCGCGGCGGTCGCGGCCGGGATTGTGAAGCCTGACGACGCCTTTTCCGGCTTTTCGGACGATATCGTCATCATCGTGGGTTCGGCGCTGGTGCTGTCGGGCGCGGTGCAGCGATCGGGCGTGGTCGAACGGCTGATGCGGCACTTGCAGAAGCGGGTGACGCGGGTCCGCTCGCAACTGCTGTTGCTTTCTGCCAGCGTCGGGTTCGGATCGGCCCTGGTCAAGAATATCGGCGCGCTGGCGATGATGATGCCCGCCGCATTCCAGATGGCAAAGAAGTCGAACAGTTCGCCCAGCGTCTTCCTGATGCCGATGGCCTTCGCCTCGCTGCTCGGGGGACTGATCACCCTGATCGGCACTTCGCCCAACATCATCGTCAGCCGGGTGCGCGAGGAGATGACCGGCGAGCCGTTCGGCATGTTCGACTATGCACCCGTCGGGATCGGGCTGACGCTGGTCGGGCTCGTCTTTCTGCGCTTCGGCTATCGTCTGCTGCCCGCCGACCGGCGCGCCGCACCGACAATGGGCGAGGCGCTCGACATCCATGACTATGCGACCGAGGCGAAGATCGTCGAACAATCGGCACCCAATGGCGAGCGGGTCGCTGACTTTATCGAGCGACACGAACAGGAGGTGACGATCACCATGTTCCTGCGCGATGGCGTGCGCGCGACGCCCCTCGCCGATACGGTGCTGCACGAGGGCGATATCCTGATCCTGGGCGGACCCCCCGACAGCCTGGAGCGGGTGATCGCGCGCGACAAGCTGGACTTTGTCGGCACGAGCGAGGCGCCCGAAAGCCCGGAAGGCGAGGAGATCGGCGTGATCGAGGCGGTGGTCTCCGCCGGGTCACCGCTGGTCGGCGGCACGGCGGGGTCGCTGATGCTGCGCCAGCGCTATGGCATCAACCTGATCGCGGTGTCGCGCCAGGGCGAACGGATCGTCCGGCGCATGCCCAATGTCGTGTTCCGCGCGGGCGACGTGGTGGTGCTGCAGGGGCCGCTCGGCATCCTGCCCCAGACGCTGAACGAACTGGGCGCATTGCCGCTGGCGGAGCGCGAATTGCGGCTGGGAAGCGTGCGCAAGGGGCTGTTGCCGATCGCGGTACTCGCGGTCGCGATGGCGGCGACGGCGACCGGGGCGGTGCCCGTGACGATCGCCTTTTTCGCGGCGGCTGCGGCGGTCGTGCTGTTCGGCGCGCTGCCGCTGCGTGACGCCTATGACCATGTCGAATGGCCGATCCTGATCATGCTGGGCGCGCTGATCCCGGTCAGCGATACGCTGCGCTCGACGGGGGTGACCGAGCTGATCGGCCAGTGGCTGTCGGTGACGGCCGCGACCTTGCCGCCGTGGGGCGCGGTCGCGCTGATCATGGCGGCGGCGATGGCGGTGACGCCGTTCCTCAACAACGCGGCGACGGTGCTGGTGATGGCACCGATCGCGGCGACGTTCGCGGGCGACCTGGGGCTGCGACCGGAGGCATTCCTGATGGCGACTGCAGTGGGGGCGGGGTGCGATTTCCTCACCCCGATCGGGCACCAGTGCAACACGCTGGTGATGGGGCCGGGCGGGTATCGGTTCAGCGACTATGCGCGGCTGGGGGCACCGCTGTCGCTGATCGTGCTGATCGTGGGGCCGCCGCTGATCCTGTGGTTTTGGCCGGTCGCCTAG